In Elstera cyanobacteriorum, the DNA window CATGAGCGAACTGGTTGCTTCTGGGAAGCGGAACGTTGCCCGCCAGGGCTTCACCGCCGATGAACAACGCCAGTATGTGTCCATCACCATTGATGGGCAGATGTTCGGTATCCCTGTTCTGATCGTGCACGATGTGCTTGGCCCGCAGCGCATTACGCGCATTCCGCTGGCCCCGGCGGAAGTGGCGGGATCGCTGAACCTGCGCGGTCGCATCGTAACGGCTATCGACGTTCGCTTGCGCTTGGGGCTGCCCAAGCGCCCGGCCACCATCGACGGCATGAGCGTCGTTGTGGAGCATTCGGGCGAGTTTTACAGCCTGATGGTCGATGGTGTTGGCGAAGTCCTGACCCTGTCGGCGTCCGAGTTCGAGCGGAACCCGGCAACGCTCGACCCGCGCTGGCGTGATATTTCGTTGGGCATCTACCGGTTGCAGGATCAGCTTCTGGTGATCCTTGATGTTAACCGTCTGTTAGATTTTACGCGAAACGAAGCCGCCTAACCTGCCGGGAAGAATCCCATTCCCGGCGGAATAGGGTATAAAGAAGCCGTCGCGTCATCCCAGAGAGTGGAGTAGGGCCAATGAAATCTTGCCTCATCGTTGACGACTCGCGGGTCGTCCGTATGGTGGCCAAGAAGATTCTGCAGGAACTCGGTTTCGAGACCTCAGAGGCGGAAGACGGCAGAAAGGCTATGGAAGCCTGCCAGAAGGCGATGCCGGATGTGATCCTGCTCGATTGGAACATGCCCGTTATGAACGGGATCGAATTCCTGCGTGAATTGCGGGCTGCCCCGGGTGGGGACGGGCCGAAAGTGGTGTTCTGCACGACCGAAAACGACTTGGCCCATATTATGGAAGCCATGGGGTCGGGGGCGGATGAGTACATCATGAAGCCGTTCGATGCCGAAATCATTGAAAGCAAGTTCAGCCAGGTAGGTATTCTTTGATGATTTCCGGCACAAATAGCCGTCCTTTGGGGGGTGCCGGATCTGAGGAAGCGCCGAAAGGAAGCGACGGCGTCATCCGCGTGATGCTGGTCGATGACAGTGCCGTTATTCGCGGCCTGTTTACCCGCGCGCTGGAAGCCGACCCGGAATTGCAGGTTGTTGCCTCGGTCGGCGATGGCAAGATGGCGCTCAACGCGCTGAAGCGCCAAAAGGTCGATGTCATCATTCTCGACATCGAAATGCCGGTGATGGATGGGTTAACGGCGCTGCCGCTCTTGCAGGAAATCGCGCCAAGCGTGCCGATCATCATGGCTTCGACCCTGACCCGCAAGAATGCCGAGGTCAGCCTGCGCGCCCTGCGGAGTGGCGCCAAAGATTATGTGACGAAGCCGTCCACCACCTCCGAACTAACCTCGGCCCAGGCGTTTCGCGAGGAATTGATCGCCAAGATCAAGGCCCTTGCCGGTCCCGCGCGGTCCCCGCGTCAGGAGATGCCGGGTATCCCGCGGCGCTTTACGAATTCCGACGGGACGCAAACGGCGGGCGAGCGGACCTCGATGGTTCGCGTCAACCGCAGCGGGCCGATCACCCTGCGACCGCAGACCAATGAAACGCCGGATGTGATCGCCATCGGCTCCTCGACCGGCGGGCCGCAGGCGCTGTTCGCTGTGTTGGGCAATCTGCCGAAGACCTTGCGGCAGCCGATCCTGATTACCCAGCATATGCCGGCGACGTTTACGACCATTCTGGCCGAACATCTGGCGCGCGTGACGGAGCGCCCCTGCACTGAAGCGCGCGATGGCGAGCCGGTTCAAGCGGGGCATATCTATGTCGCGCCCGGCGACTTCCACATGACGGTGGAGGTGAGCAACGGCCAGAAGGTGCTGCGGGTGCAGAAAACCCCGCCCGAAAACTTCTGCCGTCCGGCGGTCGATCCAATGCTGCGCAGCCTGTCGGCGGCCTATGGCCGCAAGCTGCTGGTCATCATTCTGACCGGGATGGGGCAAGACGGTATGCTCGGCGCACAAGTCGTCGTGCAGAACGGCGGCATGGTCATCGGTCAGGACGAGGCGAGCAGCGTCGTCTGGGGGATGCCGGGCGCCGTGGCCCACGCCGGGGTTTGCAGTGCTATTCTGCCGTTGCCGGACATTGGTCCTTTTATCCACAAAATCGCCCTGAGGTCGGTCGCATGAAACCGGACGAGTTCGAGTTCATCAGTCGAACGGTTCGCCAGCGTTCCGGCCTGGTGTTGACCGAAGATAAAGCCTATCTGGTCGAAAGCCGTCTGCTGCCCGTTGCCCGCAAATATGGGCACAAGTCCGTTGATGACTTTGTGACGGCGGTGCATCGCGGGCCGGAAGAAGCGAAGTTGCGCGCCATCACCGAGGCGATGACGACCAACGAGACGCTATTTTTCCGCGATACGAAGCCGTTCGATCAGTTCAAGCGCGTCGTTTTACCGACGCTGCTGGACGCACGGGCAACGCGGAAGACCATTCGTATTTGGTGCGCCGCCTGCTCGTCGGGGCAGGAACCCTATTCCTTGGCGATGATCCTTAAGGAAGAAGGGCCAAAGCTGGCGGGGTGGCGGTTCGAGATCGTCGCGACCGATATCAGCGCCGAAATGCTCGACCGGGCAAGGGCAGGGGTATACACCCAGTTTGAAGTTCAGCGCGGCCTACCGATCCAGTACCTGATGAAATATTTCAAGCAGGTCGAAGATAAGTGGCAGTTATCCAACGATATTAAGTCGATGGTCGATTACCGCGAGTTTAATCTCCTGTCCGACCCGCGCGGGTTTGGGCAGTTCGATATTGTCTTCTGCCGCAACGTGCTGATCTATTTCGATCAACCGACGAAGACGGAAGTGCTAAGCCGTCTGCGCACGATCATGCCGGACGATGGGGTTCTTTACCTGGGCGGGGCTGAAACCGTGCTGGGCATTACCGATAAGTTCGAACCGCTGCCGAATGAACGTGGTCTTTATCGCTGCGTTGCAAAACAAGGCGCAAGTTTCGCCGCCCATTAGTCGGGTCAATACTTGCACGCGTCATTGCCGGGCCGTCCCTGACGGCCCGGTTTATTTTTGTCTTTCTCGGCTTGCGACCTCATGTCGCGCATGCAGAACGCCCGCCGTTTACTATTGTTTAAATTCGGAGCGCAGAGGCCGAACGGCCCAGGGGAAGATCCTGTCGATCTACCGACGATCCGGGGGGAAACGGGGTGGAGAATGACAGATCAAGAGCATGATCTGCGCACGGCTTTCGCGCAGGTTGCGACCCTATCCGGTAGTCTTGGGATCGAGATTACCGACATTAGCGCCAATATCGATCAGGTTGCCACGCAGGTTCGGCAGGATGCGGAAATTTGCCAAGATTTCCGGCGGATGTTTGCCAATCTCACCGACCGCAATCGCGCCGTTTCCACCGCAAGCCTGAAAGCGCACGAGCAGGCGGCAGCGGCCCGGCGCAATATGGTGGAATCCCGCCAGACCATCGATCAGTCTTTGGCCGAAATCCGCGCCTTGGCCGAATCGGTGACGGCCATCGAAGGCCAACTGCCCGGCCTGTCGGACGCGCTCAGCCGGATCAGTAAGGTCGCTGCCGGGATCAACGCGATTGCCCGCCAAACCAACCTATTGGCCCTCAACGCGACCATCGAAGCGGCGCGCGCTGGGGAAGCCGGGCGGGGGTTTGCCGTGGTGGCGGGGGAGGTGAAGGCCCTCGCGCGGCAAACGTCGGACGCGACCGCCGAAATCGACGTGACCCTGCAAGATCTGGCCGCCCAAACCCGGCAATTGATCCAGCGTTCGACCGAAGGGGTGCAGCGGGCGGCAGCGGTGCAGGGCGGCACCCAGGCTATCGGTTCCGTCTTATCGAGCCTCGATACCAGCATGGTGCAGATTGCCGAGGATGCGGGCGGGATCGCCGAAGCCGCGCGAGAGATCGACGGCCACTATGATACGCTGACCCGCAAGGTCGAGGGCATGACCGGCGGGATTGGCGAATCGGCGCGGGCGTTGGAGGCGGCGGAGGACCGGTTGCACGCCCTGCGTGATTATTCACAGGAATTGATGAAGCTGACGGCACTGAGCGGCGTCGCGACGGTTGATACGCCTTTCATCGAAACGGCAGTCGCCTATGCGGCGCGCACGTCGGAGATTCTGTCGGCAGCGGTGGATCGGGGCGAAATCAGCCTGTCGGATCTGTTCGATGAGCGCTACGAACTGGTGCCAAACACCAATCCGCCCCAGCATCTGGCGCGGCATACGGCGCTGATCGAACGGCTGCTGCCGGGGCTGATGGAAGAGGGGCTACGCTCGTATACCGACGCCGTCTATTGCATTCCCACCGACCGGAATGGCTATCTGGCGGTTCACAATAAGGCCTATTCGCAGCCGCAGGGACAGGATCCGGTGTGGAATATGGCCCATTGCCGGAACCGGCGAATTTTTAACGACCGGGTGGGGCTGGCGTCGGGGCGGAATACCGACCGGTTTCTGTTGCAAACCTATCGCCGCGATCTGGGCGGCGGCAGCTTTGTGCTGATCAAGGAAGCCTCCGCGCCGATTACCGTCAAGGGACGGCACTGGGGCGGGGTTCGCTTCGGCTATAAGGCGCAGTCCCGATAAACGGCAGATAAAAAAACGCCGCCCAACCCCAAAGGGTAGGGCGGCGTTTAGGCCGCTTGGGAGAGGTTAAAGTTCTGCATAAAGCCGTTGCGTCTCCGCTGATAGGGTTTTGGCGGCTTCCACCGCGCGCATGATGTTGGTAATGCCGTCTTCGATAACGTGAATACCGCCTTCGATATCGCACACCGCCCCGGCGGTGCCTTGCATGTTCATCGAAATATCGCGGGTCACATTGGTCTGCTGCTCGATGGCCCCGGCAACCCCGGTCACGCTGCCCTGAACATCCTGCATCGCCGAACGAATCTGACTAAGCGACGCGGCGACATTACCGGAAATACCCTGAACGCCGAGAATCTCGCGGGAGATATTGTCGGTCGCCTCCGAAACCTGCTTGGCGAGGTTCTTCACCTCGCTGGCGACTACGGCAAAGCCCCGCCCGGCATCGCCCGCCCGTGCCGATTCGATCGTCGCATTCAGGGCGAGCAGATTGATATTGGCAGCGATATGCTGAATGAACTCGATGACGCTCGACATGGACCCTGCGGCCTGGCTCAGCCGTCCGGCATTGGTTTCGGCCAGAATCACTTGCTCCAGCGCCGAATCGGCCGACATTTTCGAATGCACGACGTTGCTGGAGACTTCCGAGATCGAGTGGGTCATCTCCTCGGCACTGGCGGCCACGGTCTGCACGCTGGCGGAGGTTTGGGTAGTTGCGCCCGCCACATTGGTGGTCTGATGCCGGATATCGCCGACCGACGCGACGATACGCGCGAGGTTGGTATCGATATCGGCGTTGACCTTCTCCACTTCCTTACGGCGGTTGACCTGCCGGGTAATGTCGGTGGCATATTTCACCACTTTGAACGGGCGCCCGCGCGGATCGAAGATCGGGTTATAGGAGGCCTGAATCCACACTTTCCGCCCGCCTTTACCCAGGCGGCAATATTCATCGGCCAGGAACTGACCGCTGCGCAGCTTCGCCCAGAAGGCCAGATACTCGGACGAGGCCGCGTAGGCGGGATCGACGAACATGCGGTGGTGCTGGCCCTGGATCTCCTCCAGGCGATAGCCCAGGGCCGACAGGAAGTTTTCATTCGCGGTGATGATCGTGCCATCGAGGTTGAACTCGATCACCGCTTGTGCCTTCCCGATGGCCTGAAGTTGGCCCTGATAATCCGCGCTACGCAGTTTTTGGTCGGTAACATCGGTCGCGAATTTGATCACGCGCACGGGTTTGCCGTGCCGGTCAAGAACCGGGTTATAGCAGGCCTGGATCCAGATTTCCCGACCACCGCGGGCAATGCGCATAAATTCGCCGCGCTGGAACTGGCC includes these proteins:
- a CDS encoding protein-glutamate methylesterase/protein-glutamine glutaminase, translating into MISGTNSRPLGGAGSEEAPKGSDGVIRVMLVDDSAVIRGLFTRALEADPELQVVASVGDGKMALNALKRQKVDVIILDIEMPVMDGLTALPLLQEIAPSVPIIMASTLTRKNAEVSLRALRSGAKDYVTKPSTTSELTSAQAFREELIAKIKALAGPARSPRQEMPGIPRRFTNSDGTQTAGERTSMVRVNRSGPITLRPQTNETPDVIAIGSSTGGPQALFAVLGNLPKTLRQPILITQHMPATFTTILAEHLARVTERPCTEARDGEPVQAGHIYVAPGDFHMTVEVSNGQKVLRVQKTPPENFCRPAVDPMLRSLSAAYGRKLLVIILTGMGQDGMLGAQVVVQNGGMVIGQDEASSVVWGMPGAVAHAGVCSAILPLPDIGPFIHKIALRSVA
- a CDS encoding methyl-accepting chemotaxis protein, which codes for MTDQEHDLRTAFAQVATLSGSLGIEITDISANIDQVATQVRQDAEICQDFRRMFANLTDRNRAVSTASLKAHEQAAAARRNMVESRQTIDQSLAEIRALAESVTAIEGQLPGLSDALSRISKVAAGINAIARQTNLLALNATIEAARAGEAGRGFAVVAGEVKALARQTSDATAEIDVTLQDLAAQTRQLIQRSTEGVQRAAAVQGGTQAIGSVLSSLDTSMVQIAEDAGGIAEAAREIDGHYDTLTRKVEGMTGGIGESARALEAAEDRLHALRDYSQELMKLTALSGVATVDTPFIETAVAYAARTSEILSAAVDRGEISLSDLFDERYELVPNTNPPQHLARHTALIERLLPGLMEEGLRSYTDAVYCIPTDRNGYLAVHNKAYSQPQGQDPVWNMAHCRNRRIFNDRVGLASGRNTDRFLLQTYRRDLGGGSFVLIKEASAPITVKGRHWGGVRFGYKAQSR
- a CDS encoding CheR family methyltransferase, with product MKPDEFEFISRTVRQRSGLVLTEDKAYLVESRLLPVARKYGHKSVDDFVTAVHRGPEEAKLRAITEAMTTNETLFFRDTKPFDQFKRVVLPTLLDARATRKTIRIWCAACSSGQEPYSLAMILKEEGPKLAGWRFEIVATDISAEMLDRARAGVYTQFEVQRGLPIQYLMKYFKQVEDKWQLSNDIKSMVDYREFNLLSDPRGFGQFDIVFCRNVLIYFDQPTKTEVLSRLRTIMPDDGVLYLGGAETVLGITDKFEPLPNERGLYRCVAKQGASFAAH
- a CDS encoding response regulator; protein product: MKSCLIVDDSRVVRMVAKKILQELGFETSEAEDGRKAMEACQKAMPDVILLDWNMPVMNGIEFLRELRAAPGGDGPKVVFCTTENDLAHIMEAMGSGADEYIMKPFDAEIIESKFSQVGIL
- a CDS encoding PAS domain-containing methyl-accepting chemotaxis protein, with protein sequence MEDRSRHMKTLLGEDRLMLNLAQFLRIGEESAILEALNQSQAVIDFSMDGHIQNANENFLRLTGYRLAEIQGQHHRLFVEPAEDQSPAYRQFWDSLRAGQFQRGEFMRIARGGREIWIQACYNPVLDRHGKPVRVIKFATDVTDQKLRSADYQGQLQAIGKAQAVIEFNLDGTIITANENFLSALGYRLEEIQGQHHRMFVDPAYAASSEYLAFWAKLRSGQFLADEYCRLGKGGRKVWIQASYNPIFDPRGRPFKVVKYATDITRQVNRRKEVEKVNADIDTNLARIVASVGDIRHQTTNVAGATTQTSASVQTVAASAEEMTHSISEVSSNVVHSKMSADSALEQVILAETNAGRLSQAAGSMSSVIEFIQHIAANINLLALNATIESARAGDAGRGFAVVASEVKNLAKQVSEATDNISREILGVQGISGNVAASLSQIRSAMQDVQGSVTGVAGAIEQQTNVTRDISMNMQGTAGAVCDIEGGIHVIEDGITNIMRAVEAAKTLSAETQRLYAEL
- a CDS encoding chemotaxis protein CheW, whose translation is MSELVASGKRNVARQGFTADEQRQYVSITIDGQMFGIPVLIVHDVLGPQRITRIPLAPAEVAGSLNLRGRIVTAIDVRLRLGLPKRPATIDGMSVVVEHSGEFYSLMVDGVGEVLTLSASEFERNPATLDPRWRDISLGIYRLQDQLLVILDVNRLLDFTRNEAA